In uncultured Ilyobacter sp., a genomic segment contains:
- a CDS encoding FeoA domain-containing protein, translating to MSHPVTYGQLNKKFVIKGINGNDKTKARLIERGFCIGENLCILKDTDENLIIEVNKSRYVVNFGLASKIIVDEA from the coding sequence ATGTCACATCCAGTAACTTATGGACAACTAAACAAGAAATTTGTCATAAAAGGAATAAACGGAAATGATAAAACCAAGGCTAGACTCATAGAGAGAGGGTTCTGTATAGGTGAGAATCTCTGCATACTGAAGGATACTGATGAAAATCTAATTATAGAGGTAAATAAAAGCAGGTATGTGGTTAATTTTGGACTAGCAAGTAAAATAATAGTAGACGAAGCATAA
- a CDS encoding FeoA domain-containing protein: MKLTDLKRGEKAKIIKIGKIGDLKKRLVDMGVTSGEIIKLERDAPLGDPQQYIIKGTGIAIRKEDAKNIEVEK; this comes from the coding sequence ATGAAACTTACTGACCTAAAAAGAGGGGAAAAAGCAAAGATTATCAAAATAGGTAAAATAGGAGACCTGAAGAAAAGGCTTGTGGACATGGGAGTCACTTCTGGAGAGATAATAAAACTAGAAAGAGACGCACCTCTTGGAGACCCGCAGCAATACATAATAAAAGGGACAGGGATAGCCATAAGGAAAGAAGATGCAAAGAATATAGAGGTAGAAAAATAA
- the feoB gene encoding ferrous iron transport protein B — MIKIAFAGNPNVGKSALINSMAGSKLKVGNWPGVTVEKKEAEFEFEGKKIKMIDLPGVYSLSPYTIEEKITRDYILNENPDVVINVVDSTNLERNLYLTMLLKELGKPMIMALNFLDEFENLNYKLDLKKFQTHLEMEAIHTSAVKNKGIKELLEKALLVAEKHRKQSHIKYELRFDNTIENEIQNIRCKIEENEKFIPVLEKYAEDFICIKLLEQDSYFAEVLEREYGIESDSVTKENVDRIEKKFDEDAETVIAEGRYGALKGILAQTFTTSLKSRLDFTDKVDKILLNKYLGLPIFFFIISGIMGVVFNGSGPFIDWVDGFIGGYIGKYVAIAVEGTPDWLYSLVTDGIIGGVGGVLVFVPLMLFLYFFLALLEESGYMSRVAFLMDKIMRRLGLNGKAFVPMVLGFGCTVPAIYATRTLEDEPSRRLTALMAPFMSCGARLPVYGLFTAAFFGARAGMIVMSLYVMGIVVAVLTGMFFKNNPRFKAEDKALLLELPPYRVPSFKMIWSSTMTRTGSYLKKATTVILGVLILLWGLIYFPNNGDASNSYMAKFGKVVAPIMKPTGFGNRWEAVAAIAPSIAAKEVVVGFMAQVLPQENEASSMSEVEIQEEPTTFAQDTMEQLKGFAVASKESVISMVSFDVASLFTPPSADEVEEEGTGVVGATARLWEGDPLGPLRAYSFMVFILLVVPCVVTLAAIKQEFGQKFMWFTVMVMLIVPYIASTVIFQIGRLFI; from the coding sequence ATGATAAAAATAGCCTTTGCGGGAAATCCCAACGTTGGGAAATCAGCACTTATCAACTCCATGGCAGGATCGAAACTAAAAGTTGGAAACTGGCCAGGTGTTACAGTTGAGAAAAAGGAAGCTGAATTTGAGTTTGAGGGCAAAAAAATAAAGATGATAGACTTACCAGGTGTATACAGTCTTAGCCCATATACAATTGAAGAAAAAATCACAAGAGACTACATACTAAATGAAAATCCAGACGTTGTAATAAATGTGGTTGATTCTACCAACCTTGAAAGAAATTTATATCTCACAATGCTATTAAAAGAATTGGGGAAGCCAATGATAATGGCTCTGAATTTTTTAGATGAGTTTGAAAACCTCAATTATAAATTGGATCTTAAAAAGTTTCAGACACATCTAGAGATGGAAGCTATCCATACAAGTGCCGTAAAAAATAAAGGTATAAAGGAACTTTTGGAAAAAGCTTTATTGGTAGCTGAAAAACACAGGAAACAAAGTCACATTAAATATGAACTTAGATTTGACAACACAATAGAAAATGAGATTCAGAACATAAGATGCAAGATAGAAGAAAATGAAAAATTTATCCCGGTACTAGAAAAATATGCAGAGGACTTTATATGTATCAAATTATTGGAGCAGGACTCGTATTTTGCAGAGGTTTTAGAAAGAGAGTATGGGATAGAGAGTGATTCTGTAACAAAAGAAAATGTAGACAGGATAGAGAAAAAATTTGACGAAGATGCAGAGACTGTAATTGCAGAGGGAAGATATGGAGCACTTAAGGGTATTTTAGCCCAGACCTTTACAACCTCCCTGAAATCAAGACTTGACTTTACAGACAAGGTTGATAAAATACTTCTCAACAAATATCTTGGACTTCCAATATTCTTCTTCATAATATCTGGAATAATGGGTGTTGTGTTTAACGGAAGCGGTCCTTTTATAGACTGGGTAGACGGCTTCATAGGCGGCTATATAGGAAAGTATGTGGCCATTGCCGTAGAAGGAACTCCAGATTGGCTTTACTCTCTTGTAACTGATGGAATAATTGGTGGAGTAGGAGGAGTTCTTGTCTTTGTTCCTTTAATGCTTTTCCTGTATTTTTTCCTAGCCTTGCTAGAGGAAAGCGGATATATGTCAAGAGTGGCCTTTCTCATGGACAAAATAATGAGAAGACTCGGACTAAATGGAAAGGCTTTTGTACCTATGGTGTTAGGTTTCGGGTGTACAGTTCCAGCCATCTATGCCACAAGGACACTAGAGGACGAACCATCTAGGAGACTTACAGCTCTTATGGCACCTTTTATGTCTTGCGGGGCAAGACTTCCAGTATATGGTCTTTTTACAGCAGCATTTTTCGGGGCCCGTGCAGGGATGATAGTAATGAGTCTTTATGTAATGGGGATAGTTGTAGCCGTACTTACAGGTATGTTTTTTAAGAATAATCCTAGATTTAAGGCTGAGGATAAGGCTCTTCTTCTAGAGCTGCCTCCATACAGGGTACCTAGCTTCAAGATGATATGGAGCTCTACAATGACAAGGACAGGGTCATATCTGAAAAAAGCCACCACTGTTATATTAGGAGTACTGATACTTCTTTGGGGTCTTATTTATTTTCCAAATAACGGAGATGCATCAAATTCTTACATGGCAAAATTTGGAAAGGTAGTAGCACCTATAATGAAGCCAACTGGATTTGGTAACAGATGGGAAGCTGTAGCTGCTATAGCCCCTAGTATTGCGGCCAAAGAAGTTGTTGTAGGATTCATGGCACAGGTACTTCCACAGGAAAATGAGGCGAGCTCAATGTCAGAAGTTGAAATCCAAGAGGAACCTACAACATTTGCACAAGATACAATGGAACAGCTAAAGGGATTTGCAGTGGCGTCAAAAGAATCTGTAATTTCCATGGTTAGTTTTGATGTAGCTAGTCTTTTTACTCCACCTAGTGCTGACGAGGTGGAAGAAGAGGGAACCGGTGTGGTAGGAGCCACTGCAAGATTATGGGAGGGAGATCCTTTAGGACCCCTTAGAGCATATTCTTTCATGGTGTTTATACTTCTGGTTGTTCCATGCGTAGTTACTTTAGCCGCAATCAAGCAGGAGTTTGGACAGAAATTTATGTGGTTTACTGTTATGGTGATGCTTATTGTACCTTATATAGCTTCGACGGTTATATTTCAAATAGGTAGATTATTTATTTAG
- a CDS encoding FeoB-associated Cys-rich membrane protein, translating into MKTIIVIGIVAVIAFFSLRSVIKMLKGENGCGCSKDTNCAMKDHCSSKNKDKK; encoded by the coding sequence ATGAAAACGATTATAGTTATAGGGATAGTTGCAGTGATTGCATTCTTTTCCCTCAGAAGTGTGATAAAAATGCTAAAAGGTGAAAACGGATGCGGATGCTCTAAAGATACCAACTGTGCTATGAAAGATCACTGCTCTAGCAAGAATAAAGATAAAAAATAA
- a CDS encoding DUF2325 domain-containing protein → MIAIIGGIKGIEREYKNLMDEHNLRCRIYNKTCPSFEKKIKNCEACILFTNTVSHKLSLSCTKICKKNNIKLIRVHSSSLNKLRESLCEICKGCS, encoded by the coding sequence ATGATAGCAATTATAGGGGGGATCAAAGGAATAGAGAGAGAGTATAAAAATCTCATGGATGAACATAATCTGAGGTGCAGGATTTACAATAAAACCTGTCCCTCATTCGAAAAGAAAATAAAGAACTGTGAGGCCTGTATATTGTTTACCAATACGGTGAGTCATAAGCTCTCCCTTTCGTGTACTAAAATATGCAAAAAAAATAATATAAAACTAATAAGGGTCCACTCTAGCAGTTTGAATAAACTCAGAGAGAGTTTGTGTGAAATATGCAAAGGGTGTAGCTAA
- a CDS encoding DUF2023 family protein has protein sequence MEVFVHHIYEFEKGLRNLVLHTTEKENLKMIMNKLNNRKINYEIYEIEGERINIFFGAKECVEVIRSIGKQSLREYTFEEDFILGIMLGYDRRKQCERYLSFKEKNARTA, from the coding sequence ATGGAGGTATTTGTACATCATATCTATGAATTTGAGAAGGGCCTCAGAAATCTAGTGCTCCACACCACTGAAAAAGAAAATCTAAAAATGATAATGAACAAATTGAATAATAGAAAGATCAATTACGAAATTTATGAAATAGAAGGGGAAAGGATAAATATATTTTTTGGAGCCAAAGAGTGTGTAGAGGTAATAAGAAGTATAGGAAAGCAGTCACTGAGGGAATATACCTTTGAAGAGGATTTTATACTTGGAATTATGCTAGGTTATGACAGAAGGAAACAGTGTGAAAGATACTTATCTTTTAAAGAAAAAAATGCAAGAACAGCATAA
- a CDS encoding 4Fe-4S binding protein yields the protein MYVIDKEACIACGACEGTCPVSAISAADGKYEISDACIDCGACAGVCPVECISAQ from the coding sequence ATGTACGTAATCGATAAAGAAGCTTGTATTGCATGTGGAGCATGTGAAGGAACTTGTCCAGTATCAGCAATTTCTGCTGCAGACGGTAAATATGAAATTTCAGATGCATGTATCGACTGTGGAGCATGTGCAGGAGTATGTCCAGTAGAGTGTATCTCGGCTCAGTAA
- a CDS encoding 4Fe-4S binding protein has product MYVIDKEACIACGACEGTCPVSAISAADGKYEISDACVDCGACAGACPVDAIAAG; this is encoded by the coding sequence ATGTACGTAATTGATAAAGAAGCTTGTATTGCATGTGGAGCATGCGAAGGAACTTGTCCAGTATCAGCAATTTCTGCTGCAGACGGTAAATATGAGATTTCAGATGCTTGTGTAGACTGTGGAGCATGTGCAGGAGCATGTCCTGTAGACGCAATCGCTGCTGGTTAA
- a CDS encoding PrpF domain-containing protein, with translation MRKFPCTILRAGTSKGVFFNEKDMPKDKEKWEDFLLDVMGSPDKKQIDGLGGANSLTSKVAIIKKSEREGFDVDYTFAQVSLTARKIDMKGNCGNISSGVGPYAIDNGLVEAVEPTTKVRIYNTNTGKTIESEVKVSNGMYDPDGDTKIPGVPNTGSVGYLSFYAPEGSVTGKLLPTGKAVDTIETSVGTIDISIVDAANPLVFIKAEDVGLKGTELHYEFSQEKLDLLEEIRSIAAELCGFAKKEDATKNSPAVPKTTVISAPQDYKDEPGTLYRSDEMDLVIRMMSMQKPHQALAITGAVCTSLAAATEGTLVSKIASPDENGKLRLGHPGGVMNAYSGKGDNEDVYVKVERTARRIMEGIVYTRGDYEI, from the coding sequence ATGAGAAAGTTTCCATGTACTATTTTGAGAGCTGGTACAAGTAAGGGTGTTTTTTTCAATGAAAAGGATATGCCTAAAGACAAGGAAAAATGGGAAGATTTTCTTTTAGATGTTATGGGAAGTCCTGATAAAAAACAGATAGACGGACTAGGGGGAGCCAATTCTCTCACAAGTAAGGTAGCCATAATAAAAAAATCAGAAAGAGAAGGTTTTGATGTAGATTATACATTTGCCCAGGTGAGTCTCACTGCTAGAAAAATAGATATGAAAGGTAACTGTGGAAACATCTCGTCTGGTGTAGGTCCATATGCAATCGACAACGGTCTTGTTGAAGCGGTAGAACCTACTACAAAGGTAAGAATATACAATACAAATACAGGAAAAACAATTGAATCAGAGGTAAAAGTTTCAAATGGTATGTATGATCCAGACGGAGATACAAAAATACCAGGTGTACCAAATACCGGTTCAGTAGGTTATTTATCATTCTATGCACCGGAAGGGTCAGTGACTGGAAAGCTTCTTCCTACAGGAAAGGCTGTGGATACAATAGAAACTTCTGTAGGAACAATAGATATATCAATAGTAGATGCTGCAAACCCACTTGTATTTATAAAAGCAGAGGATGTAGGATTAAAAGGTACTGAGCTACATTATGAGTTTTCACAAGAAAAATTAGATCTTTTAGAAGAGATAAGATCTATAGCAGCAGAGTTATGCGGTTTTGCAAAAAAAGAAGATGCTACTAAAAATTCACCTGCAGTTCCTAAAACTACTGTAATATCAGCACCACAAGATTATAAAGATGAACCTGGAACTCTTTATAGATCTGATGAAATGGATCTTGTAATCAGGATGATGTCTATGCAGAAACCTCATCAGGCACTAGCTATAACAGGGGCTGTTTGTACATCACTAGCTGCAGCAACAGAAGGAACACTGGTATCTAAAATAGCCAGCCCAGATGAAAATGGAAAACTGAGATTGGGACATCCCGGAGGAGTAATGAATGCATACTCAGGCAAAGGTGATAACGAAGATGTCTATGTAAAAGTAGAAAGAACAGCGAGACGTATTATGGAAGGTATTGTCTATACAAGAGGAGATTATGAAATCTAA
- a CDS encoding tripartite tricarboxylate transporter substrate binding protein, producing MKRIALLVVGIITALAMVGCGGQPGGKDGGDTAAYPKKPIEMIIPFGEGGASDTFARKFADIMAKDMPQPIQAINKKGSSGLVGMVYAAQKKNDGYTILEVTPSMVIADALEVSESIKFMRDFEPLARIQSDIYVLCLPGDSRFSSFQELVEYGQNNPVTFAGVSPGGLDDLTLNALADATGVDIKFIPYKSGSEVKAAVLGGEVDIYLDKIVSAVNYIKDGKVKPVVVLNEERIDKIDVFKSVPTTVELGYDVTIGSWRGFVVKKGTPQEIKDYLIDKMEKAYATQEYQDFAALNLVDIRPGYLDAEGFYKQWESEYEKFDAVAKKVGLK from the coding sequence ATGAAAAGAATTGCGTTGTTAGTTGTTGGGATAATTACAGCTTTGGCCATGGTAGGATGCGGTGGACAGCCAGGAGGAAAAGATGGAGGGGATACAGCAGCATACCCTAAAAAACCTATCGAAATGATAATACCTTTTGGAGAAGGTGGAGCGAGTGACACCTTCGCAAGAAAATTTGCAGACATAATGGCAAAAGATATGCCTCAGCCAATACAGGCTATCAATAAAAAAGGAAGTAGCGGACTTGTTGGAATGGTCTATGCGGCTCAAAAGAAAAATGATGGATACACTATCTTAGAGGTTACTCCTTCTATGGTAATTGCAGATGCACTTGAAGTAAGTGAGTCGATTAAGTTCATGAGAGATTTTGAACCATTAGCAAGAATTCAGTCAGACATCTATGTATTGTGTCTTCCTGGAGACAGCAGATTTAGCTCTTTCCAAGAATTAGTTGAGTATGGACAGAATAACCCTGTAACTTTTGCAGGAGTAAGTCCAGGTGGTCTTGATGACTTGACTCTAAATGCTCTAGCTGATGCTACAGGTGTAGATATCAAATTCATACCTTACAAATCTGGTTCTGAAGTAAAAGCAGCTGTACTTGGTGGAGAAGTAGATATCTATCTTGATAAAATAGTTTCTGCTGTAAACTATATCAAAGACGGAAAAGTAAAACCTGTAGTTGTGTTAAACGAAGAAAGAATCGACAAAATCGATGTATTTAAATCTGTACCTACAACTGTTGAATTAGGTTATGATGTAACAATCGGTTCTTGGAGAGGTTTCGTTGTTAAGAAGGGAACTCCTCAAGAAATCAAGGATTACTTAATAGATAAAATGGAAAAAGCTTATGCTACTCAAGAGTACCAAGATTTTGCTGCTCTAAATCTAGTGGACATAAGACCTGGATACCTAGATGCTGAAGGTTTCTACAAGCAGTGGGAATCAGAGTATGAGAAGTTTGACGCTGTTGCAAAGAAAGTTGGCTTAAAATAA
- a CDS encoding tripartite tricarboxylate transporter TctB family protein: MGEIIFHIFLLVVMGAFYKQSLDINTARMTDPIGPAGFPKTIIYVAVILIVISLISNIKNYKANKPKEKEKIKELDPGFLALLGIIVFFVLAVNYIGFWFGGIIIISSTMWILNQRKISKLVIITLVGSLAFTFVFGKILSIPLPRGYGIFETISYYIY; the protein is encoded by the coding sequence ATGGGTGAAATAATTTTTCACATTTTCCTATTAGTAGTAATGGGAGCTTTTTATAAACAGTCACTAGACATAAATACTGCACGTATGACAGATCCTATCGGACCTGCGGGATTTCCAAAAACGATAATATATGTAGCTGTTATACTGATCGTAATTTCTCTTATATCAAATATTAAAAACTACAAGGCGAATAAACCAAAGGAAAAAGAGAAGATAAAAGAGCTAGATCCTGGATTCTTGGCATTATTGGGAATAATCGTTTTCTTTGTACTTGCAGTTAATTATATCGGATTTTGGTTTGGTGGAATCATTATAATCTCATCGACAATGTGGATTTTAAATCAAAGAAAAATATCGAAACTGGTTATAATAACATTAGTAGGATCTTTAGCCTTCACTTTTGTTTTCGGTAAAATACTAAGTATACCTCTACCAAGAGGATATGGAATATTTGAAACTATCAGTTATTATATTTATTAA
- a CDS encoding tripartite tricarboxylate transporter permease, translating to MDTSLLIEALKTIFMPTNFLLVLAGMTLGVFFGALPGISSSMGIVLMIPFTYYMGIIPSIVLLVALYAGSAYGGSITAILFNTPGTAESVATTFDGYPMAQQGKAGKALGLAMSGSAIGGIFSVLVMLLLAPLLSKIALKIQSAEYFALTLLGIACISSVGSKNLSKALVTGLLGIIIAMVGMDPMTGVSRLTFGQINFLNGIEYIPIMIGSFAMAEVFKQVINRKSEEKTMDMGSSVSMESIKLKDLLKYKVTIIKSAIIGTAVGILPGTGGSIASIVSYGEAARSSKDKSRFGNGAEEGVLAPETANNAAGGGAMIPTLVLGIPGSPTTAIILAALVLQGLQPGPQLMTEQPLLLYCIFFSMLIASVVVFLSGRYAVKAFAAVLKLPYGIIAPMIVMFSIIGAYARSNDMFQIWVMLTFGVFGYFMKKYQFSAASLILGIVLGNMMEESFRRQLLISNGSYMSFLQRPIAVTIFIAVAFVLFFPIVAGMMEKKKATAAAQNL from the coding sequence ATGGATACTTCTTTATTAATTGAAGCGTTGAAAACGATATTTATGCCTACTAACTTCCTGTTAGTTTTGGCCGGTATGACTTTGGGGGTATTTTTCGGAGCCCTACCTGGAATCAGTTCATCAATGGGTATTGTTCTTATGATACCATTTACTTACTACATGGGGATAATCCCGTCAATAGTTCTTCTTGTTGCTTTATATGCTGGATCTGCCTATGGTGGTTCTATAACGGCTATATTATTTAATACTCCTGGAACAGCGGAATCTGTTGCCACAACATTTGACGGATATCCGATGGCACAACAGGGAAAAGCAGGTAAGGCACTTGGTCTTGCAATGTCAGGATCTGCAATTGGTGGAATTTTCTCAGTGTTGGTAATGCTTTTACTAGCACCACTACTATCAAAAATTGCACTTAAAATTCAAAGTGCTGAGTACTTTGCATTGACACTACTAGGAATCGCATGTATATCTTCAGTTGGTTCAAAAAATCTTTCTAAAGCTTTGGTAACAGGATTATTGGGTATAATAATCGCAATGGTTGGAATGGACCCTATGACTGGAGTTTCAAGACTTACATTTGGACAAATTAACTTTCTAAATGGTATAGAGTATATACCTATCATGATCGGTTCATTTGCCATGGCTGAGGTTTTCAAACAGGTTATAAATAGAAAAAGCGAAGAAAAAACTATGGATATGGGCAGCAGTGTATCTATGGAAAGTATCAAGCTAAAAGATCTTCTTAAGTACAAAGTTACTATTATAAAATCTGCAATAATTGGAACAGCAGTTGGAATACTTCCTGGTACAGGTGGATCAATAGCATCTATCGTTAGTTACGGTGAAGCGGCTCGTTCTAGTAAAGATAAGTCAAGATTTGGAAATGGAGCTGAAGAGGGAGTTTTAGCACCTGAGACAGCAAACAACGCAGCTGGTGGAGGGGCAATGATACCTACTCTAGTACTTGGGATACCTGGATCTCCTACTACGGCAATTATCCTCGCTGCACTTGTTCTCCAAGGTTTACAGCCTGGTCCTCAGCTAATGACAGAGCAGCCATTGTTATTATACTGCATCTTCTTCTCGATGCTTATTGCAAGTGTGGTTGTGTTCCTTTCAGGAAGATACGCAGTAAAAGCATTTGCCGCAGTATTAAAGCTTCCTTACGGAATCATAGCACCTATGATCGTTATGTTCTCAATTATCGGGGCCTATGCAAGATCTAACGATATGTTCCAGATCTGGGTAATGCTTACATTTGGTGTATTTGGTTATTTCATGAAGAAATACCAGTTCTCTGCAGCATCACTTATCCTTGGAATCGTACTTGGTAACATGATGGAAGAGAGTTTCAGAAGACAACTTCTTATTTCAAACGGAAGTTATATGTCATTCTTACAAAGACCAATAGCAGTTACTATATTTATAGCAGTAGCCTTTGTTCTTTTCTTCCCTATAGTTGCTGGTATGATGGAAAAGAAAAAAGCTACAGCAGCTGCACAGAATCTATAA
- a CDS encoding ATP-binding protein has protein sequence MSFIREIIKYKKSILIFFTGLIFAVSLAFTILKNYEDLRDALVLNEQKHLLTIADTTAKSIESYFRGEERSIRILARDTGFLRDFDYLKNRDERYLGESLKIYYKVGAPRIKSIQLLDAKGIILDEYPTKSQDNISKDISDLRDVKKIIENNEHALSEVYFENREPFIYVLQPIFNKGEFQGIIRCKLSIDNMYKIFIENIRSGSKGYASVKTKEGVFLMHPKKSQIGGHVMQLRKSKYPDYDWSELEKLFEKQRSGEKGVEIYSSVWVTDDDSKMVKKFNGYSQAYIGDTFWVVTVSSDYDEVVKIVKKNYYYTVAIATLIVLSISLLAAYIYSIREKKAKLEIKSLHINEVKKLNRELEEDIEKRKLLAKELVKAKDKYEAMFNSINDCVFVADFDNNSFENILEVNEKVYKRLKYSRKELLKMKYSDIDVGLSEDERQKILEKIREKRSVMYETEIKTRFNKTIPVEVSGRLFKMENKYRAILISRDITLRKIQEETVKRSEARFFNIVNKLATDIEGENSDTAKIKLGKDISNQKILLKLEKINIELEKMFKKEMDENKKKEALMIYQSRYAAMGEMVGNIAHQWRQPLSSLSLIISNIEDSFFYGDVDKEDVESLFQKSRMLINKMSETIDDFRYFFKPKTEKEEFYIKNVVKSTVELFSERMSHNGIECSINTEADVKISGYPNQLSQVILNFINNAVDALLENREKERRIDILISEEKNSAVVEVNDNGGGIAEGVMEKIFEPYFSTKEKKNGTGIGLYMSQMIVEKNFGGKIYVTNKNDGACMKIIIPMGGENQNA, from the coding sequence ATGAGTTTTATAAGAGAAATTATAAAGTATAAAAAATCTATACTGATATTTTTTACCGGTTTGATATTCGCTGTGTCTCTGGCCTTTACAATTTTAAAAAACTATGAAGATTTGAGAGATGCACTGGTTCTAAATGAGCAGAAACACCTTTTGACAATTGCAGATACAACTGCTAAAAGTATAGAGTCATATTTCCGAGGTGAAGAAAGGTCTATAAGGATTCTTGCTCGAGATACGGGTTTTTTGAGGGATTTTGACTATTTAAAAAACAGAGATGAAAGGTATTTGGGAGAATCTCTCAAGATATATTATAAAGTCGGGGCCCCTAGAATCAAGTCCATACAATTACTTGACGCTAAAGGGATAATTTTGGACGAATATCCCACAAAATCACAGGACAACATATCAAAGGATATATCGGATTTAAGAGATGTAAAAAAAATCATTGAAAATAACGAGCACGCTTTGAGTGAAGTTTATTTTGAAAATAGAGAACCTTTTATATATGTACTTCAGCCGATCTTTAACAAGGGGGAGTTTCAGGGGATTATAAGATGTAAACTGAGCATCGACAATATGTATAAAATATTTATAGAGAATATAAGATCTGGGAGCAAGGGGTATGCCTCGGTAAAAACCAAAGAGGGAGTTTTTCTGATGCATCCTAAGAAAAGCCAGATTGGTGGACATGTAATGCAGCTAAGAAAGTCTAAATATCCAGATTACGATTGGTCTGAGCTAGAAAAACTTTTTGAAAAGCAAAGATCTGGAGAAAAGGGAGTGGAGATTTATAGTTCTGTATGGGTTACAGATGATGACTCTAAGATGGTTAAAAAATTCAACGGTTACTCTCAGGCATATATAGGGGACACATTTTGGGTAGTAACAGTTTCATCTGATTATGATGAGGTAGTCAAAATTGTCAAAAAAAATTATTATTATACAGTGGCAATAGCTACACTTATTGTACTCAGTATAAGTTTATTGGCAGCATATATATACAGCATAAGGGAGAAAAAGGCCAAGCTAGAGATAAAATCTTTGCATATAAATGAAGTGAAAAAACTAAACAGAGAACTAGAAGAAGATATTGAGAAAAGAAAGCTGTTGGCAAAGGAACTTGTCAAAGCAAAAGATAAATATGAGGCTATGTTTAATAGCATTAATGACTGTGTATTCGTTGCAGACTTTGATAACAACTCTTTTGAAAATATACTTGAGGTAAATGAAAAAGTATATAAGAGGTTAAAGTACTCACGGAAGGAGCTATTAAAAATGAAATACTCTGATATAGATGTAGGCTTATCAGAGGATGAGCGGCAAAAGATACTAGAAAAAATCCGAGAAAAGAGATCTGTAATGTACGAAACAGAGATAAAAACAAGATTCAACAAAACAATACCTGTAGAAGTAAGTGGCAGACTATTTAAAATGGAAAATAAATACAGGGCGATATTAATATCTAGAGATATTACCTTGAGGAAAATCCAAGAGGAGACAGTAAAGAGAAGTGAGGCCAGATTTTTTAATATAGTAAATAAACTAGCCACTGATATTGAGGGGGAAAATTCGGATACTGCTAAAATAAAACTGGGGAAAGATATCAGCAACCAAAAGATACTTCTGAAGCTGGAAAAAATAAACATTGAATTGGAAAAAATGTTTAAAAAAGAGATGGATGAGAACAAAAAGAAAGAGGCACTCATGATCTATCAATCAAGATATGCAGCCATGGGAGAGATGGTGGGGAACATAGCTCACCAGTGGCGACAACCTCTAAGTTCCTTATCTCTCATAATATCAAATATAGAGGATTCCTTCTTTTACGGGGATGTTGATAAAGAGGATGTAGAATCTCTTTTTCAAAAGTCGAGGATGCTTATAAATAAGATGTCTGAGACTATAGATGATTTTAGATACTTCTTTAAACCGAAAACAGAAAAGGAAGAATTTTATATAAAGAATGTCGTAAAATCTACAGTAGAATTATTTAGTGAAAGAATGAGTCACAACGGGATAGAGTGCAGTATAAATACAGAGGCCGATGTGAAAATCTCGGGATACCCGAACCAATTGTCCCAGGTAATATTGAATTTTATAAATAATGCAGTGGATGCCTTGCTAGAAAACCGAGAAAAAGAAAGAAGGATCGATATATTGATCTCAGAAGAAAAAAATAGTGCTGTTGTTGAAGTAAATGATAACGGGGGAGGAATTGCTGAAGGAGTGATGGAAAAGATATTTGAACCATATTTTTCCACCAAAGAGAAAAAAAATGGGACAGGTATAGGACTTTATATGTCACAAATGATAGTGGAAAAGAATTTCGGCGGAAAGATATATGTGACGAATAAAAATGACGGAGCATGTATGAAAATAATTATTCCTATGGGTGGTGAAAATCAAAATGCTTGA